In the Candidatus Eisenbacteria bacterium genome, one interval contains:
- a CDS encoding ABC transporter ATP-binding protein translates to MTDLVIETRGLRKQFGAKVAVQDLSLGVRRGEVFGFLGPNGAGKTTSVKMLLGLVEPTSGSGAVLGARLGNRAVRARLGFLPEHFRFQDWLTGRELLLVHGGLLGMRSAHARERADALLARVDLLDAAHRPIRTYSKGMMQRVGLAQALLGEPDLVFLDEPTSGLDPLGRLLVRDVIRELRDRGTTVFLNSHLLGEVEATCSRVTFVKEGRTLGDLVVGDVDGSLEVEIRSGSLTGETLEAIARIGRILEEDAMSAAGSGEARDRLRVSVPTEERLPELARALVQRGLPLYEMRVSRKSLEASFLEVMGEDQRPG, encoded by the coding sequence GTGACGGATCTCGTCATCGAGACGCGCGGGCTGCGAAAGCAGTTCGGCGCGAAGGTCGCGGTCCAAGACCTTTCCCTCGGCGTGCGCCGGGGGGAGGTCTTTGGCTTTCTCGGCCCGAACGGCGCGGGGAAGACGACCTCCGTCAAGATGCTCCTCGGGCTCGTGGAGCCGACGTCCGGATCCGGCGCCGTTCTCGGCGCGCGGCTCGGAAATCGCGCGGTGCGCGCGCGGCTCGGGTTCCTGCCGGAGCACTTCCGTTTCCAGGACTGGCTCACGGGGCGCGAGCTCCTCCTCGTCCACGGTGGTCTCCTCGGGATGCGCTCGGCGCACGCGAGGGAGCGCGCGGACGCCCTCCTCGCGCGCGTCGACCTGCTCGACGCGGCGCACCGTCCGATCCGTACCTATTCGAAGGGCATGATGCAGCGCGTGGGCCTCGCGCAGGCGCTCCTCGGCGAGCCCGACCTCGTGTTTCTCGACGAGCCGACGTCGGGTCTCGACCCGCTCGGCCGCCTCCTCGTCCGGGACGTGATCCGCGAGCTGCGGGACCGCGGTACGACCGTGTTCCTGAACTCGCACCTTCTCGGCGAGGTGGAAGCGACCTGCAGCCGCGTCACGTTCGTGAAGGAGGGGCGAACCCTCGGGGATCTCGTGGTCGGGGACGTGGACGGATCGCTGGAGGTCGAGATCCGCTCGGGAAGCCTCACGGGCGAAACGCTCGAGGCCATCGCGCGAATCGGACGGATCCTCGAGGAGGATGCCATGTCGGCGGCGGGGTCCGGCGAGGCCCGCGACCGGCTCCGCGTGTCGGTCCCCACCGAGGAGCGTCTGCCCGAGCTGGCCCGCGCGCTCGTCCAGCGCGGGCTCCCGCTCTACGAGATGCGCGTCTCGCGAAAGTCCCTCGAGGCCTCGTTCCTCGAGGTCATGGGCGAGGACCAGAGGCCCGGATGA